The following coding sequences are from one Lolium rigidum isolate FL_2022 chromosome 6, APGP_CSIRO_Lrig_0.1, whole genome shotgun sequence window:
- the LOC124664774 gene encoding aspartic proteinase CDR1-like: MAGTTVSRALLLLVGVVLTAQLCGCTAYVGRGEGFSVEFIHRDDVRSPYHDPSLTAHERVLGAVRRSTARAAVLAPSHVRGDDDAPAPSTDGAVSEVTSKPFEYLMAVTVGTPSTRMLAIADTGSDLIWLNCTDDKDTPPPTGVFYPANSTTFGLVDCDSGACRALNDASCTQSNHCKYLYSYGDGSRTSGLLSTETFTFDDGVARHSDEAASLRVANVNFGCSTQNAGTFPADGLVGLGGGELSLVTQLGNDTSIGGKFSYCLVPYGLNASSALNFGARADVTEPGAATTRLVRSEIDTYYTVKLESIKIGNSSFKPHGSSRIIVDSGTTLTYLDKEVLDTLVEDLTKRIKLPKAESPEKLLQLCFDISHVREGQVEASLPDVTLQLGGGAAVTLKAENSFVVVQEGTMCLAMAAASQQNPVSILGNIAQQNMHVGYDLDKRTVTFAPADCARSYASVPAPSPSPQ, encoded by the coding sequence ATGGCGGGTACGACGGTATCTCGCGCTCTCCTCCtgctcgtcggcgtcgtcctcacGGCGCAGCTGTGCGGGTGCACGGCGTACGTCGGTCGCGGCGAGGGGTTCAGCGTGGAGTTCATTCACCGGGACGATGTCAGGTCGCCGTACCACGACCCGTCCCTCACCGCGCACGAACGCGTGCTCGGCGCCGTCCGGCGGTCCACGGCCCGCGCCGCGGTGCTCGCGCCCTCGCACGTCCGCGGCGATGACGACGCCCCCGCCCCTTCCACCGACGGCGCCGTCAGCGAGGTCACCTCCAAGCCTTTCGAGTACCTGAtggcggtcaccgtcggcacgccGTCCACCAGGATGCTCGCCATCGCCGACACCGGCAGCGACCTCATCTGGCTCAACTGCACCGACGACAAGGACACGCCGCCGCCGACCGGCGTGTTCTACCCGGCTAACTCGACCACGTTCGGCCTCGTGGACTGCGATTCCGGCGCGTGCCGCGCGCTCAATGACGCCTCCTGCACCCAATCCAACCATTGCAAGTACCTCTACTCCTACGGAGACGGCTCCCGGACCAGCGGCCTCCTGTCCACGGAGACCTTCACCTTCGACGACGGTGTAGCGAGGCACAGTGACGAGGCCGCCTCGTTGCGGGTGGCCAACGTCAACTTCGGCTGCTCCACTCAAAACGCCGGCACGTTCCCGGCGGACGGCCTCgtcggcctcggcggcggcgagctctccCTCGTCACGCAGCTCGGCAACGACACCTCCATCGGCGGGAAGTTCTCGTACTGCCTCGTCCCCTACGGCTTGAACGCCTCATCAGCGCTCAACTTCGGCGCCCGCGCTGACGTCACGGAGCCGGGCGCGGCCACCACGCGGCTTGTCCGCTCCGAGATCGACACCTACTACACCGTCAAGCTCGAGTCCATCAAGATAGgcaactcctccttcaagccgcacgggtcctctcgcatcatcgtcgACTCAGGCACGACGCTGACGTACCTCGACAAGGAGGTTCTTGACACGCTGGTGGAGGATCTGACCAAGCGGATCAAGCTCCCCAAGGCGGAATCGCCGGAGAAGCTGCTGCAGCTGTGCTTCGATATCAGCCATGTGCGTGAAGGGCAGGTCGAGGCGTCGCTACCGGACGTAACGCTGCagcttggcggcggcgcggcggtgacGCTGAAGGCGGAGAACTCGTTCGTGGTGGTGCAGGAGGGGACGATGTgcttggcgatggcggcggcgtcgcaGCAGAACCCGGTGTCTATCCTCGGGAACATCGCGCAGCAGAACATGCACGTCGGGTACGACCTCGACAAGCGCACCGTCACCTTCGCCCCAGCCGACTGCGCGAGGTCCTACGCCTCCGTTCCTGCACCTTCGCCTTCGCCGCAGTAG